The Tetrapisispora phaffii CBS 4417 chromosome 5, complete genome genome segment TATGTCTAGCAACCCATATAATATCACCCAAAGATAATTGCCGAAGTTCACTATGCACACCTTTTCTATGAAATGcattaataaagaattCACGGTCAGTTACCGATTTAACCTCTCTGTGGTCGATAATGGGAAAGATGTCATATGATCCTCGGTTCCATAACTGATAGCTAATATTGTTATATCGTTTTTGTACAATATTGCTAGCCTCGGTGGCTGAACCATTTATCAACCCATTGCCAATTAAACCTTCTTTATTGGCTAGCGTATAGTTAGCTTTATTTGTCGTACCCGTCTGGCTAATGATTCCATGCActaaattttcattttctttgaaggttacatcaattatttttgaactATTACCTTGATCAGGTTGACTAGGAAATGACTTATTTGCAAATAAACCCGTAAGATCAGCAGTAACTTCATTGGGATCGTTCCAAAATTTGTTCTGATTTAATGTGGTATTACCTTCATTCTCGAATATTATTCCATCAGCTTCTTTTAACGTTTTAGCTAATTCATGACCCTCTTCTGTAAGTGAAAACCGTTTAGGTCTCCCTTCTTCTAGGATGAGATAGTTATTTCGTAACGAAGTAATTGAAGACCATGATCCATGCAGTTCCTTCGTAGTATAATTTGGCAACATGCtattattacaatatttctgtgcaatttcaattatatcatCCTTAGTAAGGCCTTTTTCTGTGGCACCACTTTCGAGTAAAGCTAATAATATAGCATAACCACCTGATCGTTTCTTAGGTATAtactttcttttcttttttaaagGCCTTGATGTTACATCAGAGTCAATAGTTGTTGACCTTAAAGTTGTCGTAGATCTTTTGTTTGAAGCGATTTcgttttcaatttttgatggAAATTCAAAGCTATTCTTCTTGCAATATTCCTTTAATTTGACTTCTAGCTTTTTCGCAATTGCTTCTCCAATACCTTTCACTTTCTTTAAATCAGATGGAAAATGAAAGGTTTCTTGCGAATCAATTAAGTTCCTTTTAGCTCTTTCATACGTTATCTGTACCTGCTCCTGATGAGAACCATATGAATTGATAAGCTCTTGAAGCCAATCCACATAATGCTGCTTCAAATCAAAAGGTAGTGACATCGTACGCTTtgcattattttattataagaAGAGAATAGCAAATGTGTTATTCTACTTGTCTTAATACCCggtatataatatattattgtatCCAGATACCAATACAGTATTAGATGGCGACTcatttatcattatatgCACCATTTATAGTATGTATGATCTGATTTTATTACCGAAATTTTTCGCAATGGTAATTAGAACATATAGATGAGTCGAATAGCTGATCtaaagataatatataataataaaagattgTGTTTTTGTATAATAAGTATTAGCTGttaatgatttaataaagtttatatatgaacTACAGacaaattaaatatatgaataaatatatatatatgtatattaaagaataaatgaaaattccTTATAATTTGTCGTAGTACTCTTGCCAGCCTGGAACTTCTTCCTTCATACCGTGTCTCTTTCTAGCAGCAACGACAATTTCACCAGCCTTGGTGGTTGGGTCTAATGGGTCAGTGTTCAAAGTAGCCCAATGGTCGAAAACCATTTGTGGGAAAGCTTGACCACCAGTAGCTTGTCTTAATTCACCAGTGAAACCAAAAGATTCATTAACTGGTAAGTAGGCCTTAACAGTGAATAATGGAGTACCTGGTCTTTGTTCTTCAGAGACGACTTGACCTCTCTTTTTGTTTAAGACGGAGTAAATACCACCAACAGCTTGTTCTGGACATTGAATTTCGACTAAGAAAACTGGTTCTTGAATCTTTGGTTCAGCTAATAAGAAACCGGCGTAAGTAGCTCTTCTCATAGTTGGGATGATTTGACCACCACCTCTGTGAATAGCATCAGCATGTAAGGTAACATCTAAGATGTTAACTCTGACGGATCTCATTTGTTCACCGAAGATTGGACCTTCCTTGGTAGCCCATTGGAAAGCAGCAACAACGGAATCCTTGATTTCGTTCAAGTATTGGACAGCCTTGGTTTGGTCAACAACTAAATTTGGACCGTTACCGTCTGGACCGAAACACCAGATCTTTCTGGCGTCAGTGACATCCCAACCGAATTCATCAGCCATAACTCTAGCTCTGGCCTTGAAATCATCTCTTGGGTTAACCTTACCGGCTTCAATAGCTAAAgataattcttcttcaattggaCAAGCCTTTAAGTAAATTCTGTTATGCTTGTTTGGAGACTTGGATAAAGCCGATTGGGAAGATTCAGCTTCAACAGTTTCTCTGTAAGCAACAACAGGTGGAGAGATCTTTAATGGAATACCAGCGTGatcattttctaaatcttGTAAACAAATTTCTAAATGTAATTCACCAGTACCGGCGACAATATGTTCACCAGATTCGGACATGTAGGTTAAAACACATGGATCGGACTTGGATAATCTCTTTAAACCTTCAACTAATTTTGGTAAATCGTTGGCGTTCTTAACTTCAACAGCGACTTGAACAACTGGAGAGACAGAGAACTTCATGACCTTCATGTTGTGAGCGGTTTCATCGGTGGTTAAAGTACCGGTCTTCAATAAGAATTGATCGATACCGACTAAACCTAAAATGTTACCAGCTGGACAGTCATCGATTGGTTCGGTGAATCTACCCATCATTAAGACAACTCTTTGGATAGCCTTGACGAATAAGTCATCTTTCTTACCTGGAACGTAGTTTGGACCTTGAATTCTGACCTTTTGACCAGACTTGACCGTACCAGCGAAAACTCTACCGAAAGCATAGAATCTACCCTTATCAGAAGTTGGAACCATCTTGGAGACGTATAACATTAAGTCAGCCTTTGGGTCACAGTTCTTGATAGCGATACAGTTCTTGTCATCAGCTGGACCTTCGTATAATTGTTCAGCTCTGTAGAATTGAGCAGTGACTGGTGATGGTAAGTGCATGACAATCATTTCTAGTAAAGCATCGGCAGCTGGTAAGAACTTTCTCATAACAACCTTTAATAAGGCCTTACCTTCTAAGTCCTTTTCCTCACCCTTTAGGGAAActtctaatttttctaatagAGCATTAACTTCGTCTTTCTTGAAGTTCATGACAGCAGCGAAAATTCTGAA includes the following:
- the MUS81 gene encoding Mus81p (similar to Saccharomyces cerevisiae MUS81 (YDR386W); ancestral locus Anc_5.468), whose amino-acid sequence is MSLPFDLKQHYVDWLQELINSYGSHQEQVQITYERAKRNLIDSQETFHFPSDLKKVKGIGEAIAKKLEVKLKEYCKKNSFEFPSKIENEIASNKRSTTTLRSTTIDSDVTSRPLKKKRKYIPKKRSGGYAILLALLESGATEKGLTKDDIIEIAQKYCNNSMLPNYTTKELHGSWSSITSLRNNYLILEEGRPKRFSLTEEGHELAKTLKEADGIIFENEGNTTLNQNKFWNDPNEVTADLTGLFANKSFPSQPDQGNSSKIIDVTFKENENLVHGIISQTGTTNKANYTLANKEGLIGNGLINGSATEASNIVQKRYNNISYQLWNRGSYDIFPIIDHREVKSVTDREFFINAFHRKGVHSELRQLSLGDIIWVARHKVTKTICILDTIIERKRLDDLASSIRDNRFMEQKTRLEKSGCQNKIYLIEETIGINNNNIQVNMDEALKTALWLILVYYKFSMIRTSNSEETVEKLCYLHEVISKHYLEKDLIVIYPDNITSQESYYNILHDFKKEFERNKSIECCHTIECFQEIMGKSESRTIGEITINILMLIRGVSLEKAIAIQSIYPTLNHILKAYQSCKSPSEAKLLLYNKLGNAPGTKRITKSLSEKISEVFYDN
- the EFT2 gene encoding elongation factor 2 (similar to Saccharomyces cerevisiae EFT2 (YDR385W) and EFT1 (YOR133W); ancestral locus Anc_5.467); translated protein: MVAFTVDQMRALMDRVTNVRNMSVIAHVDHGKSTLTDSLVQRAGIISAAKAGEARFTDTRKDEQERGITIKSTAISLYSEMADEDVKDIKQKTEGNAFLINLIDSPGHVDFSSEVTAALRVTDGALVVVDTIEGVCVQTETVLRQALGERIKPVVCINKVDRALLELQVEKEDLYQTFARTVESCNVIISTYADEVLGDVQVYPQRGTVAFGSGLHGWAFTIRQFATRYAKKFGVDKEKMMERLWGDSFFNPKTKKWTSKETDADGKPLERAFNMFVLDPIFRIFAAVMNFKKDEVNALLEKLEVSLKGEEKDLEGKALLKVVMRKFLPAADALLEMIVMHLPSPVTAQFYRAEQLYEGPADDKNCIAIKNCDPKADLMLYVSKMVPTSDKGRFYAFGRVFAGTVKSGQKVRIQGPNYVPGKKDDLFVKAIQRVVLMMGRFTEPIDDCPAGNILGLVGIDQFLLKTGTLTTDETAHNMKVMKFSVSPVVQVAVEVKNANDLPKLVEGLKRLSKSDPCVLTYMSESGEHIVAGTGELHLEICLQDLENDHAGIPLKISPPVVAYRETVEAESSQSALSKSPNKHNRIYLKACPIEEELSLAIEAGKVNPRDDFKARARVMADEFGWDVTDARKIWCFGPDGNGPNLVVDQTKAVQYLNEIKDSVVAAFQWATKEGPIFGEQMRSVRVNILDVTLHADAIHRGGGQIIPTMRRATYAGFLLAEPKIQEPVFLVEIQCPEQAVGGIYSVLNKKRGQVVSEEQRPGTPLFTVKAYLPVNESFGFTGELRQATGGQAFPQMVFDHWATLNTDPLDPTTKAGEIVVAARKRHGMKEEVPGWQEYYDKL